The following are from one region of the Coffea eugenioides isolate CCC68of chromosome 2, Ceug_1.0, whole genome shotgun sequence genome:
- the LOC113754465 gene encoding EVI5-like protein isoform X1 translates to MEKKRVADDHEVEPAVPVRVDRFGFVKQEQNSAEGLCRSRSASEYEREERRIRKWRKMIGVGGSDWKHYIRRKPHVVKRRIRKGIPDCLRGLVWQLISGSRDLLLMNPGVYEQLVIYETSASELDIIRDISRTFPSHVFFRQRHGPGQRSLYNVLKAYSVFDRDVGYVQGMGFIAGLLLLYMSEEDAFWLLVALLKGAVHAPMEGLYLAGLPLVQQYLYQFDHSVKEHLPKLGEHFSQEMINPSMYASQWFITVFSYSFPFHLAIRIWDVFLYEDVRIVFKVGLALLKYCHDDLVKLPFEKLIHALRNFPEDALNPDVLLPLAYSTKVSRGLDALKQEYEKQNGKQAEANRKQG, encoded by the exons atggaaaagaaaagggtGGCAGATGATCATGAAGTTGAGCCAGCCGTGCCTGTAAGAGTTGATAGATTTGGATTTGTGAAGCAGGAGCAAAACTCTGCTGAAGGTTTATGTAGGAGCAGATCAGCTTCTGAGTATGAAAG GGAGGAAAGAAGGATTAGAAAATGGAGGAAGATGATTGGGGTTGGAGGCAGTGATTGGAAGCATTATATTCGGAGGAAACCTCATGTTGTTAAAAGACGAATTAGAAAAGGAATTCCTGATTGCCTGAGAGGACTTGTTTGGCAGTTGATCTCAGGAAGCCGAGACCTCTTGTTGATGAACCCAGGAGTGTATGAG CAACTAGTCATTTATGAGACATCAGCTTCTGAGCTGGATATTATACGAGACATTTCTCGGACATTTCCTTCACATGTTTTCTTCCGGCAGAGACATGGACCCGGTCAGAGATCACTTTACAATGTGTTAAAGGCATACTCTGTGTTTGACAGGGATGTTGGATATGTACAG GGAATGGGATTTATAGCAGGTCTCCTGCTACTTTATATGAGTGAGGAAGATGCATTTTGGTTGCTGGTGGCCTTACTTAAAGGAGCTGTCCATGCTCCCATGGAAGGTTTATACTTG GCTGGACTGCCTCTTGTACAGCAGTATCTTTATCAATTTGATCACTCAGTGAAGGAGCATCTGCCAAAGTTAGGGGAGCATTTTTCTCAGGAAATGATAAACCCTAGCATGTATGCTAGCCAGTGGTTCATCACTGTTTTCTCTTATTCATTCCCATTCCATCTGGCTATTCGTATCTGGGATGTCTTTCTTTATGAG GATGTAAGGATTGTTTTCAAAGTAGGTTTGGCTCTCTTGAAATATTGCCATGATGACCTG GTAAAATTACCTTTCGAGAAACTCATACATGCTTTACGTAATTTCCCCGAGGATGCCTTGAATCCAGATGTGCTATTACCACTGGCCTATTCAACTAAg GTGTCGAGAGGTTTGGATGCACTGAAGCAGGAGTATGAAAAGCAAAATGGGAAGCAAGCTGAAGCGAATAGGAAGCAGGGATAA
- the LOC113754465 gene encoding EVI5-like protein isoform X2 has product MEKKRVADDHEVEPAVPVRVDRFGFVKQEQNSAEGLCRSRSASEYEREERRIRKWRKMIGVGGSDWKHYIRRKPHVVKRRIRKGIPDCLRGLVWQLISGSRDLLLMNPGVYEQLVIYETSASELDIIRDISRTFPSHVFFRQRHGPGQRSLYNVLKAYSVFDRDVGYVQGMGFIAGLLLLYMSEEDAFWLLVALLKGAVHAPMEGLYLAGLPLVQQYLYQFDHSVKEHLPKLGEHFSQEMINPSMYASQWFITVFSYSFPFHLAIRIWDVFLYEVKLPFEKLIHALRNFPEDALNPDVLLPLAYSTKVSRGLDALKQEYEKQNGKQAEANRKQG; this is encoded by the exons atggaaaagaaaagggtGGCAGATGATCATGAAGTTGAGCCAGCCGTGCCTGTAAGAGTTGATAGATTTGGATTTGTGAAGCAGGAGCAAAACTCTGCTGAAGGTTTATGTAGGAGCAGATCAGCTTCTGAGTATGAAAG GGAGGAAAGAAGGATTAGAAAATGGAGGAAGATGATTGGGGTTGGAGGCAGTGATTGGAAGCATTATATTCGGAGGAAACCTCATGTTGTTAAAAGACGAATTAGAAAAGGAATTCCTGATTGCCTGAGAGGACTTGTTTGGCAGTTGATCTCAGGAAGCCGAGACCTCTTGTTGATGAACCCAGGAGTGTATGAG CAACTAGTCATTTATGAGACATCAGCTTCTGAGCTGGATATTATACGAGACATTTCTCGGACATTTCCTTCACATGTTTTCTTCCGGCAGAGACATGGACCCGGTCAGAGATCACTTTACAATGTGTTAAAGGCATACTCTGTGTTTGACAGGGATGTTGGATATGTACAG GGAATGGGATTTATAGCAGGTCTCCTGCTACTTTATATGAGTGAGGAAGATGCATTTTGGTTGCTGGTGGCCTTACTTAAAGGAGCTGTCCATGCTCCCATGGAAGGTTTATACTTG GCTGGACTGCCTCTTGTACAGCAGTATCTTTATCAATTTGATCACTCAGTGAAGGAGCATCTGCCAAAGTTAGGGGAGCATTTTTCTCAGGAAATGATAAACCCTAGCATGTATGCTAGCCAGTGGTTCATCACTGTTTTCTCTTATTCATTCCCATTCCATCTGGCTATTCGTATCTGGGATGTCTTTCTTTATGAG GTAAAATTACCTTTCGAGAAACTCATACATGCTTTACGTAATTTCCCCGAGGATGCCTTGAATCCAGATGTGCTATTACCACTGGCCTATTCAACTAAg GTGTCGAGAGGTTTGGATGCACTGAAGCAGGAGTATGAAAAGCAAAATGGGAAGCAAGCTGAAGCGAATAGGAAGCAGGGATAA
- the LOC113761738 gene encoding probable receptor-like protein kinase At2g42960 isoform X2, producing MASDLNAQLSKSTSIFGLKVWELIGIIVGALIVVILFVLTCYLTSRKKSKRANEQIPFSQIPAVSKEIKEVRVEQVSTNEFTPREGILLTIHDKSSDKESDKVLVHLGTGKTKNADNGSQSGSFHHVERDGCGSQSGEEGSSGTFGAYKNSHPITAPSPLTGLPEFSHLGWGHWFTLRDLELATNRFSKENVLGEGGYGVVYRGKLINGTPVAVKKLLNNLGQAEKEFRVEVEAIGHVRHKNLVRLLGYCIEGIHRMLVYEYVGNGNLEQWLHGAMRHHGYLTWEARMKVLLGTAKALAYLHEAIEPKVVHRDIKSSNILIDDDFNAKVSDFGLAKLLGAGKSHITTRVMGTFGYVAPEYANTGLLNEKSDVYSFGVVLLEAITGRDPVDYGRPPQEVNLVEWLKMMVGSRRSEEVVDPNIESRPSTRALKRSLLTALRCVDPDSDKRPRMSQVVRMLESEEYPIPREDRRHRRTQVGSTEIESQRENYDTDKSDNPEPRSESKRNYRT from the exons ATGGCTTCTGATTTAAATGCTCAGCTATCCAAAAGCACTTCAATAtttggtctgaaggtttgggaACTGATTGGAATCATTGTTGGGGCATTGATTGTAGTTATCCTCTTTGTGCTGACATGCTATCTTACTTCAAGAAAGAAATCAAAAAGAGCTAATGAACAGATTCCCTTCAGCCAAATACCGGCAGtttcaaaagaaattaaagaagtGCGAGTGGAGCAAGTATCAACAAATGAATTTACTCCTCGTGAAGGGATTCTTCTTACTATTCATGACAAATCTAGTGATAAAGAGTCTGACAAGGTTTTGGTCCATTTGGGAACGGGGAAAACGAAGAATGCAGATAACGGCAGTCAATCTGGTTCTTTTCATCATGTTGAAAGAGATGGTTGTGGATCACAATCTGGAGAGGAAGGGAGCTCTGGAACATTTGGTGCATACAAAAATTCGCATCCAATAACAGCTCCTTCTCCTCTGACTGGACTTCCAGAATTTTCGCATTTGGGCTGGGGCCATTGGTTTACTCTTAGAGATCTTGAGCTTGCAACAAACcgattttcaaaagaaaatgtTCTTGGTGAGGGTGGATATGGTGTTGTTTACAGAGGAAAACTAATTAATGGTACTCCAGTGGCCGTTAAGAAGCTCCTCAACAACTT AGGTCAAGCTGAGAAAGAATTCAGAGTGGAAGTTGAAGCCATTGGGCATGTGCGTCACAAAAATTTGGTCCGGCTTCTAGGATATTGCATTGAAGGAATTCATAG GATGTTAGTCTACGAATATGTCGGCAATGGTAATCTAGAGCAATGGCTTCATGGAGCTATGCGCCATCATGGCTATCTTACTTGGGAGGCCAGGATGAAGGTTCTACTTGGCACAGCTAAGGC TCTTGCTTACTTGCATGAAGCAATTGAGCCAAAAGTTGTTCACAGAGATATAAAGTCGAGCAATATACTGATAGATGATGACTTCAATGCCAAGGTCTCTGATTTTGGTCTAGCTAAGCTGCTCGGCGCAGGGAAAAGCCACATCACAACGCGGGTTATGGGCACCTTTGG ATATGTGGCTCCTGAATATGCAAATACTGGTCTTTTGAATGAAAAGAGTGATGTCTATAGCTTTGGTGTTGTACTTTTGGAAGCAATTACAGGAAGAGATCCAGTAGACTATGGTAGGCCGCCACAAGAG GTGAATCTTGTTGAGTGGTTGAAAATGATGGTTGGAAGCAGGCGCTCTGAGGAAGTGGTGGATCCTAATATTGAATCCAGGCCATCTACAAGAGCACTTAAGCGATCCCTTTTGACTGCTTTGAGATGTGTTGATCCAGACTCTGACAAGAGGCCAAGGATGAGTCAGGTTGTTCGTATGCTCGAGTCAGAGGAATATCCAATTCCAAGAGAG GATCGAAGGCACCGAAGAACTCAAGTAGGTAGTACTGAGATTGAGTCTCAGAGGGAGAATTATGACACTGATAAAAGTGACAATCCAGAACCAAGGTCAGAGAGCAAAAGGAACTACAGAACATAA
- the LOC113761738 gene encoding probable receptor-like protein kinase At2g42960 isoform X1 codes for MASDLNAQLSKSTSIFGLKVWELIGIIVGALIVVILFVLTCYLTSRKKSKRANEQIPFSQIPAVSKEIKEVRVEQVSTNEFTPREGILLTIHDKSSDKESDKVLVHLGTGKTKNADNGSQSGSFHHVERDGCGSQSGEEGSSGTFGAYKNSHPITAPSPLTGLPEFSHLGWGHWFTLRDLELATNRFSKENVLGEGGYGVVYRGKLINGTPVAVKKLLNNLGQAEKEFRVEVEAIGHVRHKNLVRLLGYCIEGIHRMLVYEYVGNGNLEQWLHGAMRHHGYLTWEARMKVLLGTAKALAYLHEAIEPKVVHRDIKSSNILIDDDFNAKVSDFGLAKLLGAGKSHITTRVMGTFGYVAPEYANTGLLNEKSDVYSFGVVLLEAITGRDPVDYGRPPQEQVNLVEWLKMMVGSRRSEEVVDPNIESRPSTRALKRSLLTALRCVDPDSDKRPRMSQVVRMLESEEYPIPREDRRHRRTQVGSTEIESQRENYDTDKSDNPEPRSESKRNYRT; via the exons ATGGCTTCTGATTTAAATGCTCAGCTATCCAAAAGCACTTCAATAtttggtctgaaggtttgggaACTGATTGGAATCATTGTTGGGGCATTGATTGTAGTTATCCTCTTTGTGCTGACATGCTATCTTACTTCAAGAAAGAAATCAAAAAGAGCTAATGAACAGATTCCCTTCAGCCAAATACCGGCAGtttcaaaagaaattaaagaagtGCGAGTGGAGCAAGTATCAACAAATGAATTTACTCCTCGTGAAGGGATTCTTCTTACTATTCATGACAAATCTAGTGATAAAGAGTCTGACAAGGTTTTGGTCCATTTGGGAACGGGGAAAACGAAGAATGCAGATAACGGCAGTCAATCTGGTTCTTTTCATCATGTTGAAAGAGATGGTTGTGGATCACAATCTGGAGAGGAAGGGAGCTCTGGAACATTTGGTGCATACAAAAATTCGCATCCAATAACAGCTCCTTCTCCTCTGACTGGACTTCCAGAATTTTCGCATTTGGGCTGGGGCCATTGGTTTACTCTTAGAGATCTTGAGCTTGCAACAAACcgattttcaaaagaaaatgtTCTTGGTGAGGGTGGATATGGTGTTGTTTACAGAGGAAAACTAATTAATGGTACTCCAGTGGCCGTTAAGAAGCTCCTCAACAACTT AGGTCAAGCTGAGAAAGAATTCAGAGTGGAAGTTGAAGCCATTGGGCATGTGCGTCACAAAAATTTGGTCCGGCTTCTAGGATATTGCATTGAAGGAATTCATAG GATGTTAGTCTACGAATATGTCGGCAATGGTAATCTAGAGCAATGGCTTCATGGAGCTATGCGCCATCATGGCTATCTTACTTGGGAGGCCAGGATGAAGGTTCTACTTGGCACAGCTAAGGC TCTTGCTTACTTGCATGAAGCAATTGAGCCAAAAGTTGTTCACAGAGATATAAAGTCGAGCAATATACTGATAGATGATGACTTCAATGCCAAGGTCTCTGATTTTGGTCTAGCTAAGCTGCTCGGCGCAGGGAAAAGCCACATCACAACGCGGGTTATGGGCACCTTTGG ATATGTGGCTCCTGAATATGCAAATACTGGTCTTTTGAATGAAAAGAGTGATGTCTATAGCTTTGGTGTTGTACTTTTGGAAGCAATTACAGGAAGAGATCCAGTAGACTATGGTAGGCCGCCACAAGAG CAGGTGAATCTTGTTGAGTGGTTGAAAATGATGGTTGGAAGCAGGCGCTCTGAGGAAGTGGTGGATCCTAATATTGAATCCAGGCCATCTACAAGAGCACTTAAGCGATCCCTTTTGACTGCTTTGAGATGTGTTGATCCAGACTCTGACAAGAGGCCAAGGATGAGTCAGGTTGTTCGTATGCTCGAGTCAGAGGAATATCCAATTCCAAGAGAG GATCGAAGGCACCGAAGAACTCAAGTAGGTAGTACTGAGATTGAGTCTCAGAGGGAGAATTATGACACTGATAAAAGTGACAATCCAGAACCAAGGTCAGAGAGCAAAAGGAACTACAGAACATAA
- the LOC113763229 gene encoding serine/threonine-protein kinase haspin homolog isoform X2, with protein MMVSKSSGDLWEEIFSEEDGNLDRGSDFGNSLKPKEPEITVLYRRRKCQNPSKDVVTERRRSNSSSTSLNENRVSLVPAKRVSWNRSLSTRGRTSITVEAFVGYQPQQRKSKRKGKPPLPKGKIIQTPSFDKEIAYFKEVDSFELLEESPSPKRSGTWLMGVQTDKVAIPHLSSVLRKWLIAQKQGCGPPLSLTKILQTPAVCKESVSSALRTLEDGSLPIHPSLSIQNRINFSSLSGDFSIRPSAAERCSEKSCEDIQVAVGKLSLTSYHDSQDGLGWDPLLALLTACGQSAPSTLLDVLLSYCDSENTSKVGEGTFGEAFKVGETVCKIVPFGGDFRVNGEVQKRPEELLEEVMLSCTLNRLRRHGDDVLNACTSFIQTIDLRVCKGHYGAALIKAWEDWDGKHGSENDHPKEFPENQNYVVFVQEHGGKDLESFVLLNTDEARSLLLQVTLALAVAEAAYEFEHRDLHWGNILLSRKGSETLSFTLEGRKVNVRTYGLLISIIDFTLSRINTGEDILFLDLSLDPEIFEGPKGDKQFDTYRKMKEVTDECWQGSFPKTNVLWLQYLVDILLLKKSIGHPKIREIYVH; from the exons ATGATGGTTTCAAAATCAAGTG GTGATCTCTGGGAAGAAATTTTCTCCGAAGAAGATGGTAATCTTGACCGTGGCAGTGATTTTGGGAACTCATTAAAGCCGAAAGAACCAGAAATCACCGTGTTGTATCGAAGGCGAAAATGCCAGAATCCTAGCAAAGATGTTGTAACAGAAAG AAGGCGGTCAAATTCAAGTTCGACTTCGCTAAATGAGAATCGGGTGAGTTTAGTGCCTGCTAAACGAGTTAGTTGGAATCGATCACTTTCCACTAG GGGAAGGACAAGCATCACAGTTGAGGCATTTGTGGGCTACCAACCTCAACAAAGGAAAAGTAAAAGGAAAGGGAAACCACCTCTTCCCAAG GGAAAAATTATACAGACTCCCAGCTTTGATAAAGAGATTGCATATTTTAAAGAGGTTGATTCCTTCGAGTTGTTGGAGGAAAGCCCCTCACCTAAGAGATCTGGTACATGGCTCATGGGTGTCCAAACTGATAAGGTGGCCATACCGCATTTGTCATCTGTGCTGCGGAAATGGCTAATTGCTCAAAAACAAGGTTGTGGGCCTCCCCTTTCTCTGACAAAGATATTGCAAACTCCAGCAGTTTGCAAGGAATCTGTTTCTTCAGCTCTCAGAACCTTGGAAGATGGATCCCTTCCAATCCATCCAAGCTTATCTATCCAGAACAGAATCAACTTTAGTTCTCTGAGTGGAGATTTCTCCATAAGGCCTTCTGCAGCAGAAAGGTGTAGCGAGAAGAGCTGTGAGGATATTCAAGTTGCAGTTGGTAAACTCTCCCTGACTTCATACCATGATTCACAGGATGGTCTGGGCTGGGATCCACTGTTGGCTCTGTTGACAGCCTGTGGACAGTCAGCTCCTTCAACACTATTGGATGTACTTTTAAGTTACTG TGATTCAGAAAACACATCAAAGGTTGGTGAAGGAACATTTGGAGAAGCATTCAAGGTGGGTGAGACTGTGTGCAAGATTGTCCCATTTGGTGGAGATTTTCGGGTCAATGGAGAAGTGCAAAAG AGACCAGAAGAACTACTTGAGGAGGTGATGCTATCCTGCACTCTTAATAGGCTAAGACGTCATGGGGATGATGTCTTGAATGCATGTACTTCCTTTATACAAACAATAGA TTTGCGGGTGTGCAAAGGTCACTATGGTGCTGCCTTGATCAAAGCCTGGGAAGACTGGGATGGGAAGCATGGTTCAGAGAATGATCACCCTAAGGAGTTTCCAGAAAATCAG AACTATGTTGTATTTGTTCAAGAACATGGGGGTAAAGATCTTGAAAGCTTTGTGCTTCTGAACACTGATGAAGCCCGGAGCTTACTGCTTCAG GTTACTCTTGCGTTGGCTGTAGCTGAAGCTGCATATGAATTTGAACACCGGGATCTGCACTG GGGAAACATCCTTTTAAGTCGGAAAGGTTCTGAAACGCTATCTTTCACTCTTGAGGGAAGAAAAGTGAATGTCAGAACTTATGGATTGTTAATATCAATTATAGATTTCACCCTTTCAAGGATTAACACAG GTGAAGACATACTTTTCCTGGACCTTTCTTTAGACCCTGAAATATTTGAGGGTCCGAAAGGAGATAAGCAA TTCGACACATACCGAAAGATGAAAGAGGTTACTGATGAATGCTGGCAAGGAAG